The DNA window CAATTTGATGGTCTGTAAAGAAGATACCCATGAATTGTTGTACAGAATCTTTGGCATTGAAACAACCGCGAACCATAATCCTAAGGCAGAAGCGCAAGCCAAAAAGGCCGagttggagaagaaggaggaagaaacaaattcCTCAGCGGAACCTAAACAGGATTGAATAATATTGGGATATTCATCAAACCTCtatatgtgtatatatactgaATTAAGCATCGAACACATTCTGTAAACTACTGATCTATATCatcgatttttttgtttttacttaattttttctttgatgaCAAGAATGTCACACAACCTTTACGCGATACATTTTAGATCAGAAGAACTGTTTATTTACGGGGAAGTGCACGCCACACTTGCAGGACAAGTTCGCCGCAGCTAAGAATATATCAAACTTTATTATAGAATGGATAATATCACAATACCTGATTTCATCTCACAACAAGCTGCTCTAGAACAAGAGGCTAGAGAGTTGATGCCCTGGGAACCCAAAAGTTGTACATATGAGAAGGGCCCGTTTCGACAGCAGATATTTGCATGTAGAACGCATAATAATATTGGTGTGTGCTACTCTTGCTCTATTAGATGTCACACCAGCTGTGACTTGGTGGAGCTTTTCACAAAAAGGCACTTTACCTGCGATTGCGGGACAGAGAGAGATAACAGAGTTCAACAAAAGGACGCGATTAGGTGTGAGATTAGGAAAAACACTTCCGATGATATTCCGGCCTCGGATAATGTCTATAATCAGAACTTTAAGGGACTGTTTTGCGACTGTGCAAAGGAATATGACCCAGATAACGCTGCTGTTATGCTACAGTGTGCGATAGGTTTGCAGTGCAACGAGGACTGGTACCATGATCACTGTATAATGGGTAAAACTAAGTCGGAGAGTCAAGAAATGAGACGCGTTGGAGACGAAGATACCCTGGAACGGCCATTGGAAGGCTTTCCTGATTTAGAAAGTTTCGAAGCGTATATTTGTTGGAAATGTTACCAGAAATATGAGTACTATTTTCAGCGGCTGCTTTCACATGAGCTAGCTGATGATCTATTTGCCTGTAAACTTTCGCGTAATGAGGGAGCGAAGGTTGAATTAATAAATGAACATGGGAAGAGAACGAATCACCCGACAGAGAAACCAGAAGAATATTCTTTATTTCTGAAACCAAATTACTCTTCGGTATTGAAAAAGATTAAAGAGGGCGAAAGCAATAAGTCTGATAAATTATTCATCTTTTTAGACATTTTGGTCCCATTCTTGATAAAAGATGAGCCAATATATGATCCTGGACAAGATGAGGACGATCCAAGCATGGCTATATTTGATCTCGCGGCACAGGCGCTTCAGGTGTCCGTAAGAAGGGATCAAGCTGTGCAAGGAATTGAAGCTTTCCATTCCTTGAAGGAAAATTTGAaccaatttttgaagtctTTTGccgaaaagaagaaggtgGTCGCAGAAGAGGATATCAAATCGTTTTTCCAGAACTCAAAGTGATGATTTTACTCTATATGCGGTTATTTGGGCAGGCATGCGAATGGAAGCATGCTATAAACGCATATTGCGCACTCATCCTTATTTGGGTGTTAGAACAATTTTGCGGATACTGTAATCTGTGTGCTGAAAGTAACAAATTTGGGACGCCATAGTCTAGGTATCTTGGATCATTGTGGATAAATGCCGTTTATTTGACCGTTGAAGATTTTTGTCTTGTTTGCAGGTTGTTGGTCATCAGCGGTCCCCTTTTGGCTGAGGAGACAAACTTTGCTATTACATCACGGTAATGGACATTGATTATttatagaaagagaatcTACAGCTGACACATAAACATGTTGTCTTATTAGGTATTTTACGTAAAATAAACATGTGAATATTGCGTTACTTTTTCAGGTTTAAAGTCTTTTCTGTAACTCTGAcgtatttttttaaaattCGATAAATTTGTAAGATGAGgctttgaattttgaagagatgTTAAACACAGATAAAGCATAGAATAATCATGACGATTAAATACCCCAAAGTTGCCGCATTCGATTTAGACTACACAGTGTGGCCATGTTACTGTGATACCCACTTGTTCCCACCATTCACTCCCATCAAAAAGCCTGATGGACAAGTTCTCACGGTGATTGACGCCCGAGGATTTGAACTGTCGTTGTACAAAGATATCCCCAAGATTCTCACcgatttgaaggaaaacgaTGTAACTCTTGTATCTGCGTCTAGAACATGGGCACCTGAGATTGCGAAAGACCTGATGAAAGTTTTTCAGGTAGAATATAACGGTAAGATAGTATATCTCGGTGACTTATTTGACGACATGCAATGGGGTGAGAGAAGTAAGGTTGGTCACTTGAGAgacgctttgaagaaactatATAACGATGATAAACTGGAACACTTTTCCATGTGTTTATTTGACGATGAGAGTAGAAACAAAGATGTGGAAAAATACGGTGTTAAATTTGTTTACGTAAAAGATTCAGAAAATGGTCCATCATGGATGCTGTACCAAAAATACCTTACCTCTGAGTAAAGCAAAAATACACCAAGTTGCTGGTAACAAGTATCAACTTACATAAGTATGATATTGGCTGTTACTAGTTTTACAGGATAGTAACAACCTTTTATAGATCAAACAACTGAATGACTTTAGGTTTGTGTTACTATTCTAATGATTCAATATAAGGTCAGAAACTGATACAGAATATAGTACGTTGCCGAAATGGAATTACACTGCAATGGATGAAAGAGCATAAAATTATTCTATTTCATATTATCCGTATCCGCAAATCACCGTCCAATTTTTACAGACTATTGCGCCATTTGAGTCTAGAGAGTTAACGGAAACTCTAGAGTGGCGAGTATATTTTAAGAATGGGCAATAATAAACTTACGGAATTTGGCTCCTATATATTGATTCTTGTCCTTACAAATGTAAGGTATAGATGAATATATAAACTAATTCAAGTGGAAATAATTATAGCATGAGATACTGCGAGACTATTGAGCTATATAGTGGGATTTTTATATGTTTTGTCCTGGTGAGAATTTATTACATATAACACTGTGCAAAACGATTTACGGCATTATTTtataaacaaacaaaccaCCGAATGTTTCCTCCTGTCTCTTTTCCACGATTGCgtatatttttcaatttaGGAGATAAACGCTCGTAAATGTGGGTCAATGCTTAAATGGGCATTTAATTCGGGAATAATGCTTAGTTCCGACAAAATTAACACTCTTTTCATATACCGCCacttttatttattttaCTTTCTATGtatttttaatttttcaagatcaaattttaaaagaaaccattttcatcaacaacaattaTTAAGAAAATCTCAACtagatttttttgtcatGAACAGCCATTTTCGCCttggctattcattgtacTGGAGCGTATTCAATACTTTAATTTAGTTGACATTTAGTTTTACTTAATATAAAAATATATGGTTTGGTCTTCTGTTTTAAATCAGAGAGAACAGTTCATTTGATGTAACTAGGCTTTACTTACGTGTAGAATTTCACCCAAAGTGATATGTATATTGTTGGAAATAGAGATACAAACATGCACCCCGTGTGATGCAGAAGTTTCTATGTCTCTACGACGTTTCGTTACGTGGAATAGATGCTACAATTGGTGTTTATGACACGTCAACAGTATCCACGCGTCTGTACGCAGTCATCTACGGAATGCGAAATGTGGATAAAAATAAGACGAGATATTTTCGCGATTTGTTTGCAAAAACGAATTAAGAATTTATAACGCATCgtgaatttgtttgatattcCTTCCAGAATGAATCATATAAATAGCCACGATATAGACCGTCGTCTCGAAGTAATTCTCAACACAGACTATTTTCAATCTGCttattttatatatatattttccttACATTTGTAAGGGCAAGAAACCGTTTATACAAGGTTTATAAAATAATTTATCTGATATTAAGATATGTcttggcaaagaggaacaactaACAACACGTTGAGAagcttcaagaacttcGTTCATATATACCAATAGAAAAATCTTATCATTCTTACAATGCTGTCTGTGTTTATCAAAATACTTTATCATTCGTATAATGGTTATTTTCTATCCCGCTTGATTGCATTTCCACATAggcaaaagaaaaaaaggtaaCAATTCCCTCCCCAACATCTTAATAAAAGATTGCACCTGCCAACGGGGCACAATTCAAGGGTCAGAAACAAATCAATGGTGGAATAGGTGTAAATTTTTGACTCTTTAAAAAGTAAACTTGGCTACTTATTGTTCTGTAAGCGTCAAACTCTCTGCTTCTCTCCTTCTgtatttttcaatatttctTAACAATAACTGACATGAGCTTACTCCGGAAACAGTTCTTAAGTTTTTTAAACATTTCTGAAACTATCCCGTGAAGTTTCATAAATCGAGGACCACATCAAAAAACATCTtacaaaaaggaaaatcaGTCCAAAAAAGCTTGAAAGTTGTGATATTAGTCACTCGACGACACATGATAATTTATAatttactttttttattttgtaaCTTCTAAAATGTCCTAAACAGTCCTCATACACCATAATATGCATCATCATTCTGGTTAGAACGTGCTCAATTTTAACCTTTAAAAAGGACAGGTAATTTTTACAAAAATTAAATATTAAGCCATTTTAGTATAGTGGTTAGTACACATCGTTGTGGCCGATGAAACCCAGGTTCGATTCTTGGAAATGgcatttattttttgcttgACTCACCGCTGTCACTTGTTCCATAACGGTAGAAGATTGCTACCTGGATGTTACTTACGTAGGATGACTTGGTAGGGTCAATTGACTAGTCCATATTAAAGACGAGTTGTAACTATATTCTTTAAAAACTTCATGACCGAGGGTCTGTTGTGAGTTTGCTGCCCGTAGTATTAGTCTATCAATTTAGGTatgttggaattccgcagatgaatacagaaatgcggtaagaagtaaaattagagatgctacaattgaggtagtggtctcgccagctgtcattcacgcgtttttacccagattcggtagtaacgcgtaaaatgaaagctaacacaagccaaaacatttcctctttggttaggaatagccgaataggaaaagttttgcatcgtggacgaagtggtttattcatctcagaattaaccatataaaagcacacgatatagctcgtttctctcgaagaattttagcaagattaatatttgattttatattttatttagaggtttctttctcactacggtgagggcaagaattcctataatacaggttaaacaactacGTCCTTAGATGTCTtggtccagaggaacaatcaacaacaatctGAGATCCTTCAAGAGCTTCGATCAAGGTAATAAACTTGGCGGTCCAAAGCTATGACCATATTGTCATGGCtgtttattttcttctataAAAGTAACTTGCTATAATTAAGAAAGCAACGTCACAGCATCACTCTTGAAGGCGTGGTCACATCCCTATCTAACATGGTATGTGAGAACATTACCCGGGTCCTCCTCAAGAGGAGCCCTCACACACACTCACGTTCACAAATGAGATGGTCAGACAGACAACCTCTGTGATTTAGCCGCTGAATGTTATGTATCCTCACAACCAGCATACAAAAAACCCTAGAGGCAGAGTTGTGTTGTGATTTTCATGATGGCTGGACACCGACAATCGCACGAAACCTGTTGGGTCCCACACTTTGTCCAGCGTTGTCCCCCACCTCTTGTCTTTTGAGGTTTGAGACCAATGCGTTTATAGAAAGACTGTTTGTtataataaaaaatataaacTTGATGTATGTAGTAATTGATTCATATATAGGTAAAAAGGGTTATTTTgttccaattttttttctgacGGTGAGCGGTTATTGTACTATTTACTGCGACAGTGTGATGAGATGATAAAGTGTCGGTATTGTATTCTTGACTTTGATTCCTTGGCGCAAAAGAGtagaacaaaaaatagaattttgaaaagaatacacacacacttaAACAACTCggacagagagagaggaaggGAACGTGAGGAgtagaaaaagaaaagatgGAGAAAGCAAGTAGAGGGTAAAAAAAGCTGATTTTTTGGGGAAGAAAAATGCCTTGATATACAGTAATTagtttttcaatttctttcgAGATGGGATATTGCTTGGTTCATGTAGTTCCATATCTTTTCTCTCCATACCTTCCAAAAATCAcataaaaaagaagagatacattttttttcgtaGTAGAAAGTAAAAGAtgagaaaattttttatttgaCTTATTTGAATTTATGTTTgataattttttcttttcttccttcGTGTTACTTCCCCGTTTTCAACGGGAACTTATTCTCGtctatttcttctttctaCCGCCCTGTTGTCTTGGTAAACTTTTCTGTGCAGGCTTCAAGATTTGGAAGGAACATAACAAACTTTCATCCACACTCATCATAGCACCGGCATTATCGAACTCACCACAGTAGTTAGGTGCACTAAATAGCGTTACCAACTGTCTTTTGCTGAAAAACTCGTACCCATCCTCGACGACTTGGTGAGCCCTGCAGATCAACTCCATATCTTGTTTCTGTAGAAATCTATTTACGACATCCGGTCCAAAAGTGAAGGATACACCTCTGTCGTTTTCACTCCAGCCAACGATATCCTTGTCTGGGTCTGACCATAGCAGGTCACACAACAGCCCGACATCTGGGATATCGGTTGGTCTCATGACCCTTCTGATCTGTTCCATACTGTTTAGATCTGGCGACAACCCACCGTGCATACAGAATATCTTTTCGTCGATGATGGCAGCAATAGGCAAACAGTTGAAACAGTCCGTGAAAGTTTTCCATAGCTTAATGTTATAACGTCTCTTACACTCGTCGTAAAACCCGTAGATTCTGTTGATCGAGGCACACTCGTGGTTACCTCtcaagatgaagaagttctcTGGGTACTTGATTTTATAAGCCAATAGCAGACAGATAGTCTCTAGTGACTGCTTACCACGATCGACATAGTCACCTAGGAAAAGGTAGTTCGATTCCGGTGGGAACCCACCGTATTCGAAAAGACGTAGCAGATCGTAGTATTGTCCATGAATATCACCACAAATCTGTTAAAACATAGGAAAAAAACCATAAAATTTCCGAATTGTTAGTAATGACGATAAAGAACAGACACGCGTAACTGAAtcaaaagaaggaaagGTACAAAAAGGGTCCACACTTCCTCTAATATCCAACAAGACACACACTCGTTATGCACAGATTAATGGATCTATTTTCAAATTCCGGggggagagagagaaaaacaaaaaaagtTAGTGGCGAAAAAAAACGAGAGGAAAAACAACAGTTGGTTACAGAGAGTTGAGGGGAGggggaaaagaaagtatGTACAACTTCACATGTAGTTCTTGAATCTTGGGTTGCAGTAGGGATGACCAGTAgttctctttctttcttctgaATCAGTAGGACGCTTAGGAGGttaaaaataaacaaagaaaaaatctATCGaaaaaacggaaaaaaaTGATAGTAATATCAACATACTTTAATAGGAGCTTCTAGTTCCAGTAGGATAGGCTGCTTGATAAATATCGATCTTGCCTTCGAACAGAGATACCTAATCTCATGTTCTTCGAGATCAACCTGTTGCCCAGGCTTGGACCCTCTGACTTCTAACAATCTGTCGATGATGTTATCGACGTCCACTGTTTGCGTATCCATTAGTCACTTATATTATTTAGAGTGAAAGGATGAGTAGGAGGAGTTCGGGTGTGTGGGGATATGAACGTTGATGAATAGGATACGAACTAGGCGGATAGAAGAGATAGTAAGTGTGGGTGGGGGAAGAGAGATGGGGAAGGTGCtgggtggtggtgggggggggagtATGGCAAGTGTTTGTGTAAACGGTCNNNNNNNNNNNNNNNNNNNNNNNNNNNNNNNNNNNNNNNNNNNNNNNNNNNNNNNNNNNNNNNNNNNNNNNNNNNNNNNNNNNNNNNNNNNNNNNNNNNNCAAGTGTTTGTGTAAACGGTCTTTTGTGTCTTTGTGAAGGAGGGCCCACTTCGTAACAAACACTTGAattaaattttttttctacaaaaaattttttcttctttcctttttttccccgtcttcgaaaacttttgttttttcGACGTTGTGattcttttctgtttcgcGCACCCCTCGTTGCTTTCTCTCCTGATACCTAGTTCCTTACTTAATTTACTTGGGGTTTTTCCCTTTTACTGCGCCAAAGGGGGGGAACCGCCCCCTCCCCGGGGGTTATGCAAGagaaaacgaaaaaacCTCACAGAGTGCGTCGCGTTAACCAATcgtggggggggggggggtaGTTTGCTTCCGCGTATATAGCTTGACCTCTCTCTTTGTAGGTTCGTGATAGGGAGGATACCGCGGTATAGCAGTCGTTGTAAACAAGTAGATCTCCCTGCCAATAGCGTTTTATGTGGAATTAATTCTGCTTGGCATTCTTATTGTTTGGATTTCTAGTGGGCTGTGCAGTTCCAAGATTCTATTCCTGGACTCAAACTTCTCACTGTCCGCACCCATCTTGGTATTTACTGTGAGATTGTCACCCAACGTTCTTAATGTTCTCCAACTCAAAGATGCTTTTCTTTTAGACGGGCGAAAGTGCATCTTATTATCATGCAGCTAACTATATTGATACCCACAGGTCTCACACACACTTCAAGCAATCCATTACCAAATCTAAAACCAAAGTTTACGCTATATACCCTCCGCGCTCTGCATTCTGTTTACAAATCTACAATATTCCAAGTTAAATACTTTGGTCAGAACACCAACAAGACGTAACATACCAAACGGGCATAACCAAAACCGTGTGTTTTTCTACCTGCTCATGGCTCTACCAGCACAAGCAAGAAATTTCGGGGACAATAgagaaaattttgaaattttggaCTTCTCAAAGAGCGGGTTCCCAACAATAAGGAAACAGCtcaaagagggaaaaacCATGAATCTGTCtgggaaagtgttcccGGTTCGAAATTTGATCTGGTCCCAAGCAAGATTTCGCAAGTTGAAGCTGACAATGCGGGAAGAATGGAACAgccaaaaaattttctatAACTTAATGATGAATAACATTTGCGTGAACAATCTCTGACATAAATTCGATTTTCGAGTTATAGGATTATAAAACTTATGTTGCCTTCCTTCTGAAACGGTTATAGAAATtgctatttttttcttatcttcttgttttggTCTTGGGCCATTGCCGAACCCATGTCCTATACATCACTTGCCAACATAACGTA is part of the Huiozyma naganishii CBS 8797 chromosome 4, complete genome genome and encodes:
- the KNAG0D02060 gene encoding uncharacterized protein (ancestral locus Anc_8.169), yielding MDNITIPDFISQQAALEQEARELMPWEPKSCTYEKGPFRQQIFACRTHNNIGVCYSCSIRCHTSCDLVELFTKRHFTCDCGTERDNRVQQKDAIRCEIRKNTSDDIPASDNVYNQNFKGLFCDCAKEYDPDNAAVMLQCAIGLQCNEDWYHDHCIMGKTKSESQEMRRVGDEDTLERPLEGFPDLESFEAYICWKCYQKYEYYFQRLLSHELADDLFACKLSRNEGAKVELINEHGKRTNHPTEKPEEYSLFLKPNYSSVLKKIKEGESNKSDKLFIFLDILVPFLIKDEPIYDPGQDEDDPSMAIFDLAAQALQVSVRRDQAVQGIEAFHSLKENLNQFLKSFAEKKKVVAEEDIKSFFQNSK
- the KNAG0D02070 gene encoding Mg-dependent acid phosphatase (similar to Saccharomyces cerevisiae YER134C; ancestral locus Anc_8.160a) — translated: MTIKYPKVAAFDLDYTVWPCYCDTHLFPPFTPIKKPDGQVLTVIDARGFELSLYKDIPKILTDLKENDVTLVSASRTWAPEIAKDLMKVFQVEYNGKIVYLGDLFDDMQWGERSKVGHLRDALKKLYNDDKLEHFSMCLFDDESRNKDVEKYGVKFVYVKDSENGPSWMLYQKYLTSE
- the GLC7 gene encoding type 1 serine/threonine-protein phosphatase catalytic subunit GLC7 (similar to Saccharomyces cerevisiae GLC7 (YER133W); ancestral locus Anc_8.159); this translates as MDTQTVDVDNIIDRLLEVRGSKPGQQVDLEEHEIRYLCSKARSIFIKQPILLELEAPIKICGDIHGQYYDLLRLFEYGGFPPESNYLFLGDYVDRGKQSLETICLLLAYKIKYPENFFILRGNHECASINRIYGFYDECKRRYNIKLWKTFTDCFNCLPIAAIIDEKIFCMHGGLSPDLNSMEQIRRVMRPTDIPDVGLLCDLLWSDPDKDIVGWSENDRGVSFTFGPDVVNRFLQKQDMELICRAHQVVEDGYEFFSKRQLVTLFSAPNYCGEFDNAGAMMSVDESLLCSFQILKPAQKSLPRQQGGRKKK